In Kiritimatiellia bacterium, the sequence CGTACATTTCCTCGCAGGGCAGTTCAATGTATTCGCCGATTCCAGCGGTAATGGGATGTCCGGGCTCAATGTTCCAGAGGCGTTCTTTTTCGTCCGCCTCGCGCCATTTCAGGGCGCCGGTGGTGCCCATGAGCGCCCTGAAGATTTTGGAAAAGTGTCCCGAGTGCAGCACGATCAGGCCCATGCCTTCCAGAACCCGTTTTTGGACGCGCGCAACCACTTCGTCGTCAACCTTGGCATGGGCAATATGGCCCCACCAGGTCAGGACGTCGGTTTGCGCCAGGACCTCCTCGGTCAGGCCGTGTTCGGGTTCGTCCAGGGTGGCGGTGCGCGTTTCCAGACCGGGATATCCAGAGAGATTTTGCGCGAGGGCGCCGTGGATGCCTTGCGGATAAATTTTTCTCACGGCCTCGTGTGTTTTTTCGTGGATGCCTTCATTCCAGACGGTTACCTTTATTTTAGTGTTCATGTCTTTTTCTCCTGTGCGGTGTTTTTTTTTGGCAACTCCGGCTTTTAGCAGCCGCGTTGCGGCCTACGCCGCTCACGATTTTCGTGCAATATTCGGGTAGTAAAAAGGTAGGATAATTACGCTTATTTTCAACTTGATTTATTGGAAGAAAACTTATATTTTTAGGATAAAACATAGTAAAAACCATGCCTTCTTCCGATACCCTCCGTCTCTACCGTGAAACCTTGCAGGCCCAGCTCCATTGCCTTCAAGGGGGGTGTTTTAAGTTTCATTTGCCGCGTCCTTTGGGAAAGATGGCAAGAATTGCCGGGACGCATTTTCATTTTGACCCCGAACTTTTCATCCAGATCGGCGGGTTGACCGATTTCACTTTTCCGGAGGAAAAGACGCGGCTAATGGCGGGCGAAAATCTTTTGGTCCCGCGCAGGCTGCCGCACAGCGAGATTGCGCGGGATTACAAAGGGAATTTTCTGAACATGGTGGTCATGTTTCCGCGCGAAGGCGTCAGCATCCATGCCGCCGCCAGGAATAAACAGGGGCATCCCCAATCCTATGGCTTGGAATATTTCCGGACAACACAAGGGCTCCGGATTGAACAGTATCTTGATGATATTGCGGATTTCTATCATTCCGGCGGGGATGAAAAAAAAGACCCGGAAGTTGAAAAGGCCGTCCGGGGGCTTTTCCAGGCGGCTTTTGCCGCGCTGCTCCTCATCGTCAACCGGAACGGGGCGCCCGCCCGGACCGGAGAACATCCGAAGATTGAGGCATGCCGGAAATTAATCATCAGCCGCATTTACGATTCATCGCTTTCGGTCCAAAAACTGGCCGGACAAATCCATTGTTCCCCGGATTATCTTTCCCATCTTTTCGCAACGGAAACGGGCGAGCGCCTCGTTGATTTCATCCATCAAGAACGGATTGCGCTGGCCAAACGGCATCTGCGCAATCCGGCTCTGAGCATCAAGGAAATTGCCTGGGCCTGCGGTTTTGCCGACCAGGGTTATTTCACGCGCCTGTTCAGGCGTCTGGCGGGCGAAACGCCGAAAGTTTTCCGTAAAAAATGCGGAGAATCCCCCTGATGCGATAACGCGAAACGCATTGACAGATCACAGGCGGGAAATTAACTTGATACGCATCATTATTTTTCTTATTTTTCCCGTCAAAACAACTGGGATGAACGCCGGCCGGGAAGGGCGGCGTTGCCCGGCGTGACGCCCGCAGATCCGCCCGGACCGCGGCGCGCCCGGAATTAATAAAATGAAGTGCCGTCTTGAGAGCCGCAAAATTCCGGAGAAAGAGGTTCTTCCGCAGGAGAAAAACCCCGCCGATGCGGTGGCCTACCTTTCCGATGAATCGCGTTTGCCGGGCCGCGCCGAAAAAATATTTTTTCCGCAGTCCGAAGGCGGCATTGCCGCCATTTTACATGCGGCCAAAACCGGGGGCAAATCCGTAACCGTTTCCGGCGGACGCACCGGCATTGCCGGCGGAGCCGTGCCCGGCGGCGGCTGGCTCATGAGCGTTGAAAAAATGAACCGCGTGCTCGGATTGCGATTTGATGAAAAACGCGATTGCTTCTTCCTGCGCTGCCAGCCTGGAACAATCCTTGAAGCCCTGAACAGGATGATTGCCGAAAAACATTTTGAATCCGAAGACAGCTGGCCGCCGGAATCAAAGGCGGCTCTTGAATTGTTCAGGAAACCGGGAAAATGGCGCTTTGCGCCGGATCCGACCGAAGGCTCGGCCGCCATCGGCGGCATGATCGCCTGCAACGCTTCCGGCGCGCGCACTTTTCACTACGGCCCCACCCGCGCTTACGTGGAGGCCCTGCGGCTGGTTCTGGCCGAAGGCGTCCTGCTGGATATCCGGCGCAACCAAAGCTTTGCCGCGCCGGACGGCTCCTTCACGCTCGTGCTCCCGGACGGCCGGGAACGCCCCGGGAAAATTCCATCTTACCGGATGCCGGCGGTAAAAAACGCGGCCGGTTATTTTGCGAAGCCGGGCATGGACCTGCTGGATTTGTTTGTCGGCTCGGAAGGCACCCTGGGAATCGTGACCGAAGCCGAGCTCATGCTCGTCAAGGAGCCGGAAATGATCCTGGGGGTGATCGGCTTTTTCCCCTCGGAAGAAAACGCGCTTGATTTCGTCCGGGCGGCCCGCGGCGAAAAACTTTCCGGCCATCTCCCGCTTTTGGGCGCCCGTCCGCTGGCCATTGAATATTTTGATTATCGCGCCCTCAATTTGCTGCGCGAACAAAAGCTTAAACTCGGGTCTTCGGCTGAAATTCCAACCCTGCCGGAAAAGGCGCACACAGCCGTTTACATTGAATTGCCGGCCACGGAGGAAGAAATGGAAAACCGGGCCGAGGAGCTGATGGCTTTGCTGGAAGCCTGCGGCAGCAGCGCGGACACGGCCTGGACCGCCTTGACGCCGGAAGAAACCGAAAGATTGAAAAAATTCAGGCATGCCCTGCCCGAAGCCGTCAACCAGCGCAT encodes:
- a CDS encoding ThuA domain-containing protein, which gives rise to MNTKIKVTVWNEGIHEKTHEAVRKIYPQGIHGALAQNLSGYPGLETRTATLDEPEHGLTEEVLAQTDVLTWWGHIAHAKVDDEVVARVQKRVLEGMGLIVLHSGHFSKIFRALMGTTGALKWREADEKERLWNIEPGHPITAGIGEYIELPCEEMYGERFDIPPPDKVVFISWFEGGEVFRSGCCWERGHGRVFYFQPGHESYPTFYNPQIMRVIANAVRWAAPRINLSQTCPNVKPLEKIHPGKVQYDHTGVVQDVQSAEEKK
- a CDS encoding helix-turn-helix transcriptional regulator, which codes for MPSSDTLRLYRETLQAQLHCLQGGCFKFHLPRPLGKMARIAGTHFHFDPELFIQIGGLTDFTFPEEKTRLMAGENLLVPRRLPHSEIARDYKGNFLNMVVMFPREGVSIHAAARNKQGHPQSYGLEYFRTTQGLRIEQYLDDIADFYHSGGDEKKDPEVEKAVRGLFQAAFAALLLIVNRNGAPARTGEHPKIEACRKLIISRIYDSSLSVQKLAGQIHCSPDYLSHLFATETGERLVDFIHQERIALAKRHLRNPALSIKEIAWACGFADQGYFTRLFRRLAGETPKVFRKKCGESP
- a CDS encoding FAD-binding oxidoreductase; the protein is MKCRLESRKIPEKEVLPQEKNPADAVAYLSDESRLPGRAEKIFFPQSEGGIAAILHAAKTGGKSVTVSGGRTGIAGGAVPGGGWLMSVEKMNRVLGLRFDEKRDCFFLRCQPGTILEALNRMIAEKHFESEDSWPPESKAALELFRKPGKWRFAPDPTEGSAAIGGMIACNASGARTFHYGPTRAYVEALRLVLAEGVLLDIRRNQSFAAPDGSFTLVLPDGRERPGKIPSYRMPAVKNAAGYFAKPGMDLLDLFVGSEGTLGIVTEAELMLVKEPEMILGVIGFFPSEENALDFVRAARGEKLSGHLPLLGARPLAIEYFDYRALNLLREQKLKLGSSAEIPTLPEKAHTAVYIELPATEEEMENRAEELMALLEACGSSADTAWTALTPEETERLKKFRHALPEAVNQRIGERAAACPGLTKLGTDFAAPDAFLAEMFRFYRRTLDEAKLEYVIFGHVGNNHVHINILPGDTDEYRRGKELYLWLARTILKWGGTVSAEHGIGKLKKPFLALMFGEEGIAEMRRVKKTFDPEDRINPGNMF